In Etheostoma cragini isolate CJK2018 chromosome 9, CSU_Ecrag_1.0, whole genome shotgun sequence, the following are encoded in one genomic region:
- the rad54l gene encoding DNA repair and recombination protein RAD54-like, whose translation MRRSLAPSQVAKRKQGDSCEDDDWTCRTDKRRKGDKEVRESHISPFRKPLTQLNIRPACMDGDKHEAFIRSILSKPFKIPIPNYTGALGIRALGLKRAGVRKALHDPFAEDALVLYEPPTLSAHDLIKADKEKLPVHVVVDPVLGKVLRPHQREGVKFLWECVTGRRISGSYGCIMADEMGLGKTLQCIALMWTLLRQSPDAKPEIDKVIVVSPSSLVRNWYNEVGKWLGGRVSPLAIDGGSKDEIDRQLVNFISQYGLRVPTPILIISYETFRLHAGVLHKGKVGLVICDEGHRLKNSDNQTYQALNAMSAQKRVLISGTPIQNDLLEYFSLVHFVNAGILGTAQEFKKRFELPILKGRDADASDKDRQMGEEKLKELITIVNRCLIRRTSDILSKYLPVKIEQVVCCRLTPLQSELYKLFLRQAKPIETLQEGKINVSSLSSITSLKKLCNHPALIYEKCEESAEGFEGALDLFPPGYCTKAVEPQLSGKMLVLDYILAMTRTTTSDKVVLVSNYTQTLDLFEKLCRSRRYLYVRLDGTMSIKKRAKIVERFNSPSNPEFIFMLSSKAGGCGLNLIGANRLVMFDPDWNPANDEQAMARVWRDGQKKTCYIYRLLSTGTIEEKILQRQAHKKALSSCVVDEEQDVERHFSLGELRELFTLNEETTSDTHDKFRCRRCVNGREVRPPAEHSDCTSDLSQWNHCFEKKGLRDQVLKASWDAAVSFVFHQRSHEDQKGVV comes from the exons ATG AGAAGGAGTCTTGCTCCCAGTCAGGTTGCCAAACGGAAGCAAGGAGATTCCTGCGAAGACGATGACTGGACATGTAGAACT gataaaagaagaaaaggtgaCAAGGAGGTGCGAGAAAGCCATATTTCTCCCTTCAGAAAGCCTCTGACACAGTTGAACATCCGGCCTGCATGTATGGATGGTGACAAACAT GAGGCATTTATACGAAGCATCCTCTCCAAGCCATTCAAAATTCCTATTCCAAATTACACCG GCGCACTGGGAATCAGGGCACTTGGTCTAAAGCGTGCAGGAGTAAGGAAAGCACTTCACGACCCCTTTGCAGAAGATGCTTTGGTTCTTTATGAGCCTCCGACCTTGAGCGCTCACGACCTGATCAAAGCTGACAA AGAAAAACTACCAGTCCATGTTGTTGTGGATCCAGTTTTAGGAAAAGTGCTCAGACCCCATCAAAGAGAG GGGGTAAAGTTCCTGTGGGAGTGTGTGACGGGACGACGCATCTCCGGATCGTACGGCTGCATCATGGCTGACGAGATGGGCCTGGGGAAGACTCTGCAGTGTATCGCCCTCATGTGGACCCTGCTACGCCAAAGCCCCGACGCTAAGCCAGAGATAGACAAGGTCATAGTGGTTTCACCTTCCAGTCTGGTTCGCAACTGGTACAACGAAGTAGGAAAGTGGCTAGGAGGTCGCGTCTCTCCGTTGGCCATTGACGGAGGATCAAAGGATGAAATCGATAGACAACTAG TGAACTTTATCTCTCAGTATGGTTTGAGAGTACCAACACCAATCCTGATCATTTCTTATGAGACATTTCGACTGCACGCTGGGGTGCTGCACAAGGGCAAAGTTGGACTAGTCATATGTGATGAG GGTCATCGGCTGAAGAACTCCGACAACCAGACATACCAGGCCCTAAATGCCATGAGTGCCCAGAAGAGAGTGCTGATATCGGGCACTCCCATCCAGAACGACCTGCTGGAGTACTTCAGCTTGGTGCACTTTGTTAATGCTGGGATCCTTG GTACAGCCCAGGAGTTTAAAAAGCGATTTGAGCTACCCATCCTCAAGGGTCGAGATGCAGATGCCAGTGATAAGGACAGACAGATGGGAGAGGAGAAACTCAAGGAGCTGATCACCATTGTCAACAG GTGCCTGATACGGAGAACATCTGATATCTTGTCTAAGTACCTTCCTGTGAAAATCGAGCAGGTTGTGTGTTGCAG GCTGACTCCTCTGCAGTCAGAGCTCTATAAGCTCTTCCTGAGGCAGGCAAAACCCATCGAGACATTACAAGAAGGCAAAATAAATGTCTCCTCCCTGTCTTCCATCACATCACTTAAGAAACTTTGCAATC ACCCGGCGCTCATCTACGAGAAGTGTGAGGAGAGTGCGGAGGGCTTTGAGGGGGCGCTGGATCTGTTTCCCCCTGGCTACTGCACTAAAGCTGTTGAGCCTCAGCTCTCTG gGAAAATGCTGGTTCTTGACTACATTCTGGCAATGACAAGGACTACAACTAGTGACAAGGTGGTGCTTGTCTCCAACTACACTCAAACGCTGGACCTCTTTGAAAAGCTGTGCAGATCAAGAAG GTACCTCTATGTTCGACTGGATGGCACAATGTCCATCAAGAAAAGGGCCAAGATTGTAGAGCGATTCAACAGTCCATCG AATCCAGAGTTCATCTTCATGCTGAGCAGCAAGGCTGGTGGATGTGGCCTGAATCTGATTGGTGCTAATCGTTTGGTGATGTTTGATCCGGACTGGAATCCAGCCAATGACGAGCAGGCAATGGCACGGGTGTGGAGGGACGGCCAGAAGAAAACCTGCTACATCTACAGACTGCTCTCG ACGGGGACGATCGAGGAGAAGATCCTTCAGAGGCAGGCCCATAAGAAGGCCCTGAGCAGCTGCGTGGTGGATGAGGAGCAGGACGTGGAGCGCCACTTCTCTCTGGGCGAACTCCGAGAACTCTTCACTCTCAACGAGGAGACCACCAGCGACACACACGACAA ATTCCGCTGCCGACGCTGTGTGAATGGCCGGGAGGTTCGGCCTCCTGCAGAACACTCTGACTGTACCAGTGACCTTTCCCAGTGGAACCACTGCTTCGAAAAGAAGGGCCTGAGGGACCAAGTGTTAAAAGCCTCCTGGGACGCTGCTGTCTCCTTCGTCTTCCACCAGCGCTCTCACGAGGATCAGAAGGGTGTCGTATAG
- the lrrc41 gene encoding leucine-rich repeat-containing protein 41 isoform X1, protein MPATIRNANQRTPKEIYLKEICFQAVRKHYAALGMETVLDLPTPLITDLLPHLTVCQLDELQPALNQRGISTHSGWIGVLQDMCGPNHVIDFNTEEAAKHEVMRLLFTLVFYGFTNPFVKRNITNLNTPSFLWAAAKCIKHFSLTTPVERLTAEERPLLELLEQRIRSVGVSQCIDLLERRTQSALYVLHRLLDHGVAKKLVVHVQCPIMLSWILHGRGSQYVNPELKNLMHSKRASCIYKAASFRADGASCSSSLEAGASEEEDDQATPCKRSRLEYVSMDQDVESGEAKFTVDPHVLCQSFTPCNGRSAGACPWGQIECLEIRQCGSNSLRVLNSALPTFFCLRSLTLHSNATFRDSDVLGLARALKQLSQSPRSSLTDLSISVLPYTRLTGILLDASPRVTSLHVEIQTVMWGPHFLPHHPRMAELDVSGAVKRLPKLELPLEKLAVKVAELQTDLHFITSVLRRSPRLRSLHVAGMRLPTGSSQSQLLATLSESNHCLRSLNLEDMKLSDCLPEILNLLRDCKLEELRFNDCRLLEKWSNKEESVQQLVAALRTVPSLHTLSLAQNRLAKNVCVLAELYSGSSPSSVNRLDISSNFIQPADLLEFAKRLRTHPPPHRLILDLRKNPGDRDPDTWNTALKRLRPFCVLLVEGWNSTNTMADHISNM, encoded by the exons ATGCCTGCCACTATCCGCAACGCAAACCAAAGAACTCCAAAGGAGATATATCTAAAGGAGATATGTTTCCAAGCTGTCAGAAAACATTATGCTGCTTTGGGAATGGAGACTGTTCTTG ATCTTCCAACGCCTCTCATTACGGATCTTCTTCCTCATCTGACTGTATGTCAGCTGGATGAGCTCCAGCCAGCCCTGAACCAGAGGG GGATATCAACTCACTCTGGGTGGATTGGAGTCCTACAGGATATGTGTGGACCTAACCAT GTAATAGACTTCAACACAGAAGAAGCGGCCAAACATGAAGTCATGAGACTGCTTTTTACTCTTGTATTCTACGGCTTCACAAACCCCTTTGTCAAAAGAAACATCACAAATCTAAACACCCCGTCCTTCCTGTGGGCTGCAGCTAAATGTATCAAACATTTTTCACTCACTACGCCAGTCGAAAGATTGACCGCTGAGGAGCGTCCACTTCTGGAGCTTTTGGAGCAGCGTATCAGGAGTGTTGGTGTATCGCAGTGCATTGATCTATTAGAGAGGAGGACACAATCTGCGCTGTATGTCCTTCATCGCCTGCTAGACCACGGTGTGGCTAAAAAACTTGTTGTACATGTGCAATGCCCCATCATGCTGTCCTGGATCCTACATGGCAGGGGTTCTCAGTATGTAAACCCTGAGCTGAAGAACCTAATGCACAGCAAAAGGGCAAGCTGCATTTACAAAGCAGCTTCATTCAGAGCAGACGGGGCCAGCTGCAGTTCAAGTCTCGAGGCCGGGGCTTCAGAAGAGGAGGATGACCAAGCCACTCCTTGCAAACGCTCCAGGTTGGAATATGTATCCATGGACCAGGACGTGGAATCCGGAGAAGCAAAATTTACAGTGGACCCGCATGTTCTCTGTCAAAGCTTCACTCCGTGTAATGGGCGCTCGGCAGGGGCTTGTCCTTGGGGACAGATTGAATGTCTGGAGATCAGGCAGTGTGGGTCCAACTCCCTCAGAGTGCTAAACTCTGCCTTGCCCACATTTTTTTGCCTTCGCTCTCTAACTCTTCACAGCAATG CGACCTTCAGGGACTCTGATGTGTTGGGCCTGGCCAGAGCCCTGAAGCAGCTGTCGCAGAGTCCCCGCAGCTCTCTCACGGATCTGAGCATCAGCGTCCTGCCGTACACCCGGCTCACGGGGATCCTGCTGGACGCGAGCCCCAGAGTGACATCCCTGCATGTGGAAATCCAGACTGTGATGTGGGGGCCACACTTTTTACCACATCATCCCAGGATGGCTGAGTTGGATGTGTCAGGTGCTGTGAAGCGTCTACCAAAGTT AGAGCTGCCCCTGGAGAAGCTGGCTGTCAAAGTAGCTGAGCTCCAAACAGATCTGCACTTCATCACATCAGTGCTGCGCCGCTCTCCACGTCTCCGCTCGCTTCACGTAGCCGGGATGAGATTACCAACTGGCTCCTCTCAAAGCCAACTCCTCGCCACTCTCTCAG AGTCAAATCACTGCTTGAGGAGTCTCAACCTGGAGGACATGAAGCTGTCTGACTGTCTCCCTGAGATCCTCAACCTACTGAGAGACTGCAAGTTGGAAG AGCTGCGGTTTAATGACTGCCGCCTTCTGGAGAAGTGGAGCAACAAGGAGGAGAGTGTGCAGCAGCTGGTGGCTGCCCTGAGGACGGTGCCTTCCCTCCACACACTCAGCCTGGCTCAGAATCGGCTCG CCAAGAACGTGTGTGTGCTGGCAGAGCTGTACTCAGGCTCCTCACCGAGCTCAGTGAACCGACTCGACATCAG CTCCAACTTCATTCAGCCTGCTGATCTGCTGGAGTTCGCTAAGAGATTGAGGACACATCCTCCGCCACACCGATTGATCCTTGACCTCAGGAAAAACCCGGGGGATCGGGACCCCGACACATGGAACACGGCACTGAAGAGGCTCCGTCCCTTCTGCGTTCTCCTGGTTGAAGGATGGAACTCCACGAACACAATGGCAGACCACATCAGCAATATGTGA
- the lrrc41 gene encoding leucine-rich repeat-containing protein 41 isoform X2 translates to MPATIRNANQRTPKEIYLKEICFQAVRKHYAALGMETVLDLPTPLITDLLPHLTVCQLDELQPALNQRGISTHSGWIGVLQDMCGPNHVIDFNTEEAAKHEVMRLLFTLVFYGFTNPFVKRNITNLNTPSFLWAAAKCIKHFSLTTPVERLTAEERPLLELLEQRIRSVGVSQCIDLLERRTQSALYVLHRLLDHGVAKKLVVHVQCPIMLSWILHGRGSQYVNPELKNLMHSKRASCIYKAASFRADGASCSSSLEAGASEEEDDQATPCKRSRLEYVSMDQDVESGEAKFTVDPHVLCQSFTPCNGRSAGACPWGQIECLEIRQCGSNSLRVLNSALPTFFCLRSLTLHSNATFRDSDVLGLARALKQLSQSPRSSLTDLSISVLPYTRLTGILLDASPRVTSLHVEIQTVMWGPHFLPHHPRMAELDVSELPLEKLAVKVAELQTDLHFITSVLRRSPRLRSLHVAGMRLPTGSSQSQLLATLSESNHCLRSLNLEDMKLSDCLPEILNLLRDCKLEELRFNDCRLLEKWSNKEESVQQLVAALRTVPSLHTLSLAQNRLAKNVCVLAELYSGSSPSSVNRLDISSNFIQPADLLEFAKRLRTHPPPHRLILDLRKNPGDRDPDTWNTALKRLRPFCVLLVEGWNSTNTMADHISNM, encoded by the exons ATGCCTGCCACTATCCGCAACGCAAACCAAAGAACTCCAAAGGAGATATATCTAAAGGAGATATGTTTCCAAGCTGTCAGAAAACATTATGCTGCTTTGGGAATGGAGACTGTTCTTG ATCTTCCAACGCCTCTCATTACGGATCTTCTTCCTCATCTGACTGTATGTCAGCTGGATGAGCTCCAGCCAGCCCTGAACCAGAGGG GGATATCAACTCACTCTGGGTGGATTGGAGTCCTACAGGATATGTGTGGACCTAACCAT GTAATAGACTTCAACACAGAAGAAGCGGCCAAACATGAAGTCATGAGACTGCTTTTTACTCTTGTATTCTACGGCTTCACAAACCCCTTTGTCAAAAGAAACATCACAAATCTAAACACCCCGTCCTTCCTGTGGGCTGCAGCTAAATGTATCAAACATTTTTCACTCACTACGCCAGTCGAAAGATTGACCGCTGAGGAGCGTCCACTTCTGGAGCTTTTGGAGCAGCGTATCAGGAGTGTTGGTGTATCGCAGTGCATTGATCTATTAGAGAGGAGGACACAATCTGCGCTGTATGTCCTTCATCGCCTGCTAGACCACGGTGTGGCTAAAAAACTTGTTGTACATGTGCAATGCCCCATCATGCTGTCCTGGATCCTACATGGCAGGGGTTCTCAGTATGTAAACCCTGAGCTGAAGAACCTAATGCACAGCAAAAGGGCAAGCTGCATTTACAAAGCAGCTTCATTCAGAGCAGACGGGGCCAGCTGCAGTTCAAGTCTCGAGGCCGGGGCTTCAGAAGAGGAGGATGACCAAGCCACTCCTTGCAAACGCTCCAGGTTGGAATATGTATCCATGGACCAGGACGTGGAATCCGGAGAAGCAAAATTTACAGTGGACCCGCATGTTCTCTGTCAAAGCTTCACTCCGTGTAATGGGCGCTCGGCAGGGGCTTGTCCTTGGGGACAGATTGAATGTCTGGAGATCAGGCAGTGTGGGTCCAACTCCCTCAGAGTGCTAAACTCTGCCTTGCCCACATTTTTTTGCCTTCGCTCTCTAACTCTTCACAGCAATG CGACCTTCAGGGACTCTGATGTGTTGGGCCTGGCCAGAGCCCTGAAGCAGCTGTCGCAGAGTCCCCGCAGCTCTCTCACGGATCTGAGCATCAGCGTCCTGCCGTACACCCGGCTCACGGGGATCCTGCTGGACGCGAGCCCCAGAGTGACATCCCTGCATGTGGAAATCCAGACTGTGATGTGGGGGCCACACTTTTTACCACATCATCCCAGGATGGCTGAGTTGGATGTGTCAG AGCTGCCCCTGGAGAAGCTGGCTGTCAAAGTAGCTGAGCTCCAAACAGATCTGCACTTCATCACATCAGTGCTGCGCCGCTCTCCACGTCTCCGCTCGCTTCACGTAGCCGGGATGAGATTACCAACTGGCTCCTCTCAAAGCCAACTCCTCGCCACTCTCTCAG AGTCAAATCACTGCTTGAGGAGTCTCAACCTGGAGGACATGAAGCTGTCTGACTGTCTCCCTGAGATCCTCAACCTACTGAGAGACTGCAAGTTGGAAG AGCTGCGGTTTAATGACTGCCGCCTTCTGGAGAAGTGGAGCAACAAGGAGGAGAGTGTGCAGCAGCTGGTGGCTGCCCTGAGGACGGTGCCTTCCCTCCACACACTCAGCCTGGCTCAGAATCGGCTCG CCAAGAACGTGTGTGTGCTGGCAGAGCTGTACTCAGGCTCCTCACCGAGCTCAGTGAACCGACTCGACATCAG CTCCAACTTCATTCAGCCTGCTGATCTGCTGGAGTTCGCTAAGAGATTGAGGACACATCCTCCGCCACACCGATTGATCCTTGACCTCAGGAAAAACCCGGGGGATCGGGACCCCGACACATGGAACACGGCACTGAAGAGGCTCCGTCCCTTCTGCGTTCTCCTGGTTGAAGGATGGAACTCCACGAACACAATGGCAGACCACATCAGCAATATGTGA